The Sulfitobacter donghicola DSW-25 = KCTC 12864 = JCM 14565 genome has a segment encoding these proteins:
- the parC gene encoding DNA topoisomerase IV subunit A: MSDTQNPAAPRFEETSEPLRRALGDRYLTYALSTIMHRALPDARDGLKPVHRRILYAMNRLRLNSTGGFLKSAKISGDTMGDFHPHGDAAIYDAMARLAQDFNVRYPLVDGQGNFGNIDGDNPAASRYTEARMTLVAEAMLEGLNENVVDFRDNYDGRLTEPSVLPAQFPNLLANGSSGIAVGMATNIPPHNISELCDACIHLIKTPDARDDTLLNYVPGPDFPTGGVIVEPEDSIATAYRTGKGGFRLRARWEVEDLGRGQWQIVVTEIPYQVQKSKLIEKIAEAIQTKKIPILADVRDESAEDVRMVLEPRSKNVDPEVLMGMMFRSSDLEVRFSLNMNVLIDGVTPKVCSMKEVLRAFLDHRREVLERRSRHRMEKIDHRLEVLEGFIVAFLNLDRVIDIIRYDDEPKDALMREDWGKTHVRAMDEKDYVSPAAGDGELSEVQAEAILNMRLRSLRRLEELELLREQTELMEERAGLEDLLENESLQWDSITDQLRETKKQFGKQYDGGARRTTFAEAGVIEDVPIEAMIDREPITVVCSEMGWIRAMTGHIDLARELKFKDGDGPRFIFHAETTDRLLAFGSNGRFYTVSAANLPGGRGMGEPLRLMVDLPNEVQLVELFIHKPDGKLLVASSAGDGFVVPEADVVAQTRSGKQVLNVRGDVTAMICKSVEGDSVAAVGENRKVLVFALDELPEMGRGKGVRMQKYKDGGLSDATTFNRADGLSWLDPAGRTRTEVELAEWTGKRATAGRMAPRGFPRDNKFT; this comes from the coding sequence ATGTCAGATACGCAAAACCCAGCCGCCCCTCGATTTGAGGAAACGTCAGAACCCCTTCGCCGTGCGTTGGGTGATCGCTATCTCACGTATGCGCTTAGTACGATTATGCACCGTGCGCTGCCTGATGCGCGCGATGGGTTAAAGCCGGTTCACCGTCGAATCCTATATGCGATGAATCGCTTGCGGTTGAATTCGACGGGTGGGTTTCTAAAGTCTGCCAAGATCAGCGGCGACACGATGGGGGATTTCCACCCGCATGGTGATGCGGCGATCTATGATGCGATGGCGCGTTTGGCGCAGGACTTTAACGTGCGTTATCCGCTGGTGGATGGGCAGGGTAACTTTGGCAACATCGACGGGGATAACCCCGCTGCCAGCCGATACACCGAAGCGCGTATGACATTGGTCGCCGAGGCAATGCTGGAAGGCCTCAACGAAAACGTCGTTGATTTTCGCGACAACTATGATGGCCGTCTGACAGAACCGTCAGTTTTGCCAGCGCAGTTTCCGAACCTTTTGGCCAATGGCTCTAGCGGGATTGCTGTGGGGATGGCGACGAATATTCCGCCGCACAATATATCCGAGCTGTGTGACGCCTGTATCCATCTGATCAAAACGCCTGACGCGCGTGATGACACGTTGCTCAACTATGTGCCGGGGCCGGATTTCCCGACAGGCGGCGTGATTGTTGAGCCCGAAGACAGTATTGCAACAGCCTATCGCACGGGTAAGGGGGGCTTTCGCCTGCGCGCGCGTTGGGAGGTCGAAGACCTTGGCCGCGGCCAGTGGCAGATCGTTGTGACCGAAATTCCCTATCAGGTTCAAAAGTCCAAGCTGATTGAAAAGATTGCCGAGGCGATCCAGACCAAAAAGATCCCGATCCTTGCAGATGTGCGCGACGAAAGCGCCGAAGACGTGCGCATGGTGCTGGAGCCGCGTTCGAAAAACGTCGATCCCGAGGTCTTGATGGGCATGATGTTCCGCTCTTCTGATCTAGAGGTGCGGTTTTCGTTGAACATGAACGTGCTGATCGACGGCGTCACGCCTAAGGTGTGCTCGATGAAGGAAGTGCTGCGCGCCTTCCTTGATCACCGCCGCGAAGTGCTGGAGCGCCGTTCGCGTCACCGCATGGAAAAGATCGACCACCGTCTGGAAGTGTTGGAGGGCTTTATCGTTGCCTTCCTCAATCTAGACCGCGTGATCGACATCATCCGGTATGATGATGAGCCAAAAGATGCCTTGATGCGCGAAGACTGGGGTAAGACCCACGTGCGTGCGATGGATGAAAAGGATTATGTCTCGCCCGCCGCTGGCGATGGTGAGTTGTCCGAAGTGCAGGCCGAGGCCATCCTGAATATGCGCTTGCGCAGCTTGCGCCGCCTCGAAGAACTGGAGCTTTTGCGCGAACAAACCGAGCTGATGGAAGAGCGCGCTGGGCTAGAAGATCTGCTGGAGAACGAAAGCCTGCAGTGGGACAGTATTACAGACCAGTTGCGTGAGACGAAAAAGCAATTCGGCAAGCAATATGATGGCGGCGCCCGCAGAACCACTTTTGCCGAGGCCGGTGTGATCGAGGATGTGCCGATCGAGGCCATGATCGACCGTGAGCCGATAACGGTCGTCTGTTCCGAGATGGGGTGGATTCGCGCCATGACGGGCCACATTGATCTGGCGCGTGAGTTGAAATTCAAAGACGGTGACGGACCGCGGTTTATCTTTCATGCCGAAACGACAGACCGTTTGTTGGCCTTTGGCAGTAATGGCCGCTTCTACACCGTATCCGCCGCCAACCTACCCGGTGGGCGTGGCATGGGGGAACCTTTGCGCTTGATGGTTGACCTGCCAAACGAGGTGCAACTGGTTGAGCTGTTTATCCACAAACCCGATGGCAAATTGCTGGTCGCATCATCGGCAGGGGATGGTTTCGTCGTGCCAGAGGCTGATGTAGTGGCGCAAACCCGTTCGGGTAAGCAGGTGTTGAATGTGCGTGGCGATGTTACGGCCATGATTTGCAAATCCGTTGAAGGCGATAGCGTCGCTGCCGTGGGTGAAAACCGCAAAGTGCTGGTGTTTGCCTTGGACGAGCTGCCCGAAATGGGCCGCGGTAAAGGTGTGCGAATGCAAAAGTACAAGGATGGCGGCCTATCAGACGCCACGACCTTTAACCGCGCAGACGGGCTGAGCTGGCTAGACCCTGCAGGGCGCACCCGTACCGAGGTCGAGCTGGCTGAATGGACAGGCAAGCGGGCAACAGCGGGCCGCATGGCACCTCGTGGGTTCCCGCGTGACAATAAGTTCACCTGA
- a CDS encoding DUF898 family protein encodes MTISSPDLSPPPIPEQGIDVWFVGNRSALFWLALKSGFWTVLTLGFYRFWMKTRLRRWYWSSIRPGGYPLEYVGDPWEKLLGFFIAVVILTFYIGIVNLVLMFASFSFFQSSFLGYFTSFVGVIPIWFYAQYRARRYVLGRTRWRGVRFGLEKGAWGYAWRALVHWLITICTLGILWPRMTFWLEKYKTDRTFFGSGKMEQGGRWQMLFPAAMPFAVGVLLLGLCSVWLVWLDPILPFVVDGEGDFAEALGGLLEVELSLLNMIRPARLFVLIPLVLLLIYGAVHYRFVSKRILAGRKTMNGVQMRSELKGLRISMIYVLGTTIAYLILIIGLGGIVGVAIGLLGPDAFLEAQIGTSDPLGNLPQWLSFTILAMLYLSVFLFWGVLHHVFVTFPLMRHMAVTLSLHNIAGLAEINQRKRDEFAEAEGFAEALDLGAAI; translated from the coding sequence GTGACAATAAGTTCACCTGATCTTTCGCCCCCACCAATTCCCGAACAGGGGATTGATGTTTGGTTCGTGGGCAACCGCTCGGCGTTGTTTTGGTTGGCGTTGAAATCTGGTTTTTGGACGGTTCTCACGCTGGGGTTCTACCGCTTCTGGATGAAGACCCGCCTGCGCCGCTGGTACTGGTCGTCGATCCGTCCGGGTGGGTATCCGTTGGAGTATGTCGGCGATCCGTGGGAAAAGCTGTTGGGCTTTTTCATCGCGGTGGTGATCCTGACTTTTTACATCGGCATCGTAAATCTGGTCCTGATGTTCGCCAGCTTTTCGTTCTTTCAAAGCTCGTTCCTAGGGTATTTCACCAGTTTTGTCGGGGTGATTCCTATATGGTTTTACGCGCAATACCGCGCGCGGCGGTATGTTCTGGGACGAACACGTTGGCGCGGTGTGCGGTTTGGTCTGGAGAAGGGGGCGTGGGGCTATGCATGGCGTGCCTTGGTGCATTGGCTGATCACCATTTGCACGTTGGGTATTCTTTGGCCCCGCATGACGTTCTGGCTGGAGAAGTATAAAACGGATCGCACGTTTTTCGGGTCTGGCAAGATGGAACAAGGCGGGCGTTGGCAGATGCTGTTTCCCGCTGCGATGCCTTTTGCTGTTGGGGTTCTTTTGTTGGGGCTCTGCAGTGTCTGGCTGGTTTGGCTTGATCCTATCCTCCCGTTCGTGGTGGACGGGGAGGGAGATTTTGCGGAAGCCTTGGGTGGGCTGCTGGAGGTTGAGCTCAGCCTTCTAAATATGATCCGTCCTGCGCGTCTCTTTGTTCTCATTCCCTTGGTTTTGTTGCTGATCTATGGCGCGGTTCACTATCGCTTTGTTAGCAAACGTATTCTAGCAGGACGCAAGACTATGAATGGTGTCCAAATGCGATCCGAGCTGAAAGGTCTGCGTATTTCGATGATCTATGTGCTTGGTACGACAATCGCCTATTTGATCCTGATCATTGGGCTGGGTGGGATTGTGGGTGTGGCGATTGGGTTGCTGGGGCCGGATGCCTTTCTTGAGGCACAGATTGGCACATCGGATCCGTTGGGAAATCTGCCACAATGGCTATCGTTTACCATCCTTGCGATGTTGTACCTCTCCGTCTTTTTGTTCTGGGGCGTGCTTCATCATGTCTTTGTCACGTTTCCCCTGATGCGCCACATGGCGGTAACGCTTAGCCTCCATAACATTGCTGGTTTGGCCGAGATCAACCAACGTAAACGCGATGAATTCGCCGAGGCCGAAGGCTTTGCCGAGGCGTTGGATTTGGGGGCTGCGATATGA
- a CDS encoding M48 family metallopeptidase, with amino-acid sequence MTMPPDLPQRHSSTDILFDGRRSAYFDGDSPVPQDVTLAVDTQAQMLEIGLPASAESGVRWPLDEIRRLDDTAGKEGVILRWTGDPLARLHLFDVSLLPHLRRLKRRAPPKGRGRLAAWAIGAVAAVALQVGVLVPMLADSLATYVPPAGERALGEATFKQIRQALAGSGLPPLPICEGEEGLAAFERMLVALDVERDTDAAIKLFVLDHEMVNAFALPGGYVVFFRGMIDAAQSPNEIAAVLAHEVGHVENRDPTRHALRSAGSIGILGLLFGDFAGGAAVLFLTEKLISANYAQAAEKGADEFAYEVLENANVSPAALGDMFERLRDKYGDTEGIVSHFVSHPTLTSRIDFSRGAAIKGKPYADVLSDGEWAAMQQVCD; translated from the coding sequence ATGACGATGCCACCTGACCTCCCCCAGCGGCACAGCAGCACGGATATCCTGTTTGATGGTCGCCGCAGTGCGTATTTCGATGGGGACTCACCCGTTCCCCAAGACGTGACATTGGCTGTTGATACACAGGCGCAAATGCTTGAGATTGGCCTGCCAGCAAGTGCTGAAAGCGGCGTGCGCTGGCCACTGGATGAAATCCGCCGGCTAGACGATACGGCTGGTAAGGAGGGTGTGATTTTGCGCTGGACGGGTGATCCGCTGGCGCGACTACACCTGTTTGACGTATCCCTTTTGCCCCATCTGCGCAGGCTTAAACGTCGCGCTCCGCCAAAGGGGCGGGGGCGATTGGCGGCATGGGCCATTGGCGCTGTTGCCGCAGTTGCATTGCAGGTCGGCGTATTGGTCCCGATGTTGGCAGATAGCCTTGCCACCTATGTTCCCCCAGCTGGTGAGCGGGCTTTGGGCGAGGCGACGTTTAAACAAATACGCCAAGCGCTTGCAGGGTCGGGGCTACCTCCGTTGCCGATCTGTGAAGGCGAAGAGGGATTAGCCGCTTTTGAGCGGATGCTCGTAGCGCTTGATGTTGAGCGAGACACTGACGCCGCGATCAAATTGTTTGTTCTGGATCATGAGATGGTCAATGCCTTTGCGCTGCCCGGCGGATATGTTGTGTTTTTCCGCGGCATGATCGATGCCGCGCAAAGCCCGAATGAAATCGCCGCGGTTTTGGCGCATGAAGTCGGTCACGTCGAAAATCGCGACCCAACGCGCCATGCGCTGAGGTCGGCAGGGTCAATCGGTATCCTCGGGCTGCTCTTTGGTGATTTTGCAGGGGGGGCGGCGGTTTTGTTTCTGACGGAAAAACTGATTAGTGCGAACTATGCTCAAGCTGCGGAAAAAGGTGCTGACGAGTTTGCCTATGAGGTGCTGGAAAACGCAAATGTCTCTCCGGCGGCGCTGGGCGATATGTTTGAGCGATTGCGCGATAAATACGGTGATACCGAAGGGATCGTTTCGCATTTTGTCAGCCACCCTACGCTGACCAGTCGGATCGATTTTTCCAGAGGGGCGGCCATCAAGGGCAAACCCTATGCAGATGTCTTGTCTGATGGCGAATGGGCGGCGATGCAGCAGGTCTGCGATTAA
- the tuf gene encoding elongation factor Tu, which translates to MAKEKFERTKPHVNIGTIGHVDHGKTTLTAAITKYFGDFKAYDQIDGAPEEKARGITISTAHVEYETADRHYAHVDCPGHADYVKNMITGAAQMDGAILVVNAADGPMPQTREHILLGRQVGIPYMVVFMNKVDQVDDEELLELVEMEIRELLSSYEYPGDDIPVIAGSALAAMEGNNPEIGEEAIKKLMAAVDEYIPTPARAVDQPFLMPVEDVFSISGRGTVVTGRVERGVINVGDSIEIVGIRDTTTTTCTGVEMFRKLLDSGEAGDNIGALLRGVDRDGVERGQVLCKPGSVNPHTKFEAEAYILTKEEGGRHTPFFANYRPQFYFRTTDVTGTVQLPEGTEMVMPGDNLKFDVELIAPIAMEQGLRFAIREGGRTVGAGVVSKITE; encoded by the coding sequence ATGGCAAAGGAAAAGTTTGAACGTACCAAACCACACGTCAACATCGGCACAATTGGCCACGTTGACCACGGTAAGACGACACTGACGGCAGCGATCACCAAGTATTTTGGTGACTTCAAAGCGTACGACCAGATTGATGGCGCGCCAGAAGAAAAAGCGCGTGGTATCACGATTTCGACTGCGCACGTTGAGTATGAAACAGCAGACCGCCACTATGCGCACGTTGATTGCCCAGGTCACGCTGACTATGTGAAAAACATGATCACCGGTGCTGCGCAGATGGACGGCGCGATCCTGGTTGTGAACGCGGCCGATGGCCCAATGCCACAGACACGTGAGCACATCCTTTTGGGCCGCCAGGTTGGCATCCCATACATGGTTGTTTTCATGAACAAAGTTGACCAGGTAGACGACGAAGAGCTGCTGGAACTGGTTGAAATGGAAATCCGTGAACTGCTGTCCTCTTACGAGTACCCAGGCGACGACATTCCAGTGATCGCAGGTTCCGCTTTGGCGGCGATGGAAGGTAACAACCCAGAAATCGGCGAAGAAGCGATCAAGAAATTGATGGCGGCTGTTGATGAGTACATCCCAACACCTGCACGTGCTGTTGACCAGCCGTTCCTGATGCCGGTTGAGGACGTGTTCTCGATCTCTGGCCGTGGTACAGTTGTTACAGGCCGTGTTGAGCGTGGCGTAATCAATGTTGGCGACAGCATCGAAATCGTTGGTATCCGTGACACCACAACAACGACCTGCACAGGCGTTGAAATGTTCCGCAAGCTGCTGGACAGCGGTGAAGCGGGCGACAACATCGGCGCATTGCTGCGCGGCGTTGACCGTGACGGTGTTGAGCGTGGCCAGGTTCTTTGTAAGCCAGGTTCGGTTAACCCACACACGAAGTTCGAAGCAGAAGCCTATATTCTGACCAAAGAAGAAGGCGGTCGTCACACCCCATTCTTCGCGAACTACCGTCCACAGTTCTACTTCCGTACAACAGACGTTACGGGCACAGTTCAGCTGCCAGAAGGCACTGAAATGGTTATGCCTGGTGACAACCTGAAGTTCGACGTTGAACTGATCGCGCCAATCGCGATGGAGCAGGGCCTGCGCTTTGCGATCCGCGAAGGTGGCCGTACCGTTGGTGCGGGCGTTGTATCCAAAATCACTGAGTAA
- the secE gene encoding preprotein translocase subunit SecE gives MATTNPLQFIQQVRTEVAKVVWPTRREVMLTTVMVFILAALTAVFFALVDVVIRGGLQYVLNMFG, from the coding sequence ATGGCCACCACCAACCCGCTTCAGTTCATTCAGCAAGTCCGCACCGAAGTGGCAAAGGTCGTATGGCCCACCCGCCGTGAGGTGATGCTCACCACGGTTATGGTGTTTATCCTCGCTGCACTTACTGCTGTTTTCTTTGCTTTGGTTGATGTCGTGATCCGTGGTGGATTGCAGTACGTGTTGAACATGTTTGGCTAA
- the nusG gene encoding transcription termination/antitermination protein NusG, with translation MAKRWYSVSVLSNFEKKISEQIRTTVAELEMEDQIDEVLVPTEEVIEIRRGKKVTTERRFMPGYVLVHMEMSDRGYHLINSINRVTGFLGPQGRPMPMRDAEVTAILGRVQEGEEAPRTLIHFEVGEKIKVADGPFEDFDGMVEHVDDENQKLKVMVSIFGRETPVELDFTQVNKQV, from the coding sequence ATGGCAAAACGGTGGTATTCGGTCAGTGTTCTGTCCAACTTCGAGAAAAAGATCTCTGAACAGATCCGCACAACGGTTGCAGAGCTGGAAATGGAAGATCAGATCGACGAAGTGCTGGTCCCGACCGAAGAAGTAATCGAAATCCGTCGCGGTAAGAAGGTAACAACCGAGCGCCGCTTTATGCCGGGTTATGTTCTGGTGCACATGGAAATGTCTGATCGTGGCTACCACCTGATCAACTCCATCAACCGCGTCACAGGTTTCTTGGGGCCACAGGGCCGCCCAATGCCAATGCGCGACGCCGAAGTAACTGCAATCCTTGGCCGTGTCCAAGAAGGCGAAGAAGCACCACGCACGCTTATCCACTTTGAAGTGGGCGAGAAAATCAAAGTTGCCGACGGCCCGTTCGAAGATTTCGACGGCATGGTCGAACATGTGGACGACGAGAACCAAAAGCTCAAAGTTATGGTGTCGATCTTTGGTCGTGAAACACCGGTGGAGCTGGATTTCACTCAGGTGAACAAACAAGTTTAA
- the rplK gene encoding 50S ribosomal protein L11, producing the protein MAKKLVGTMKLQVKAGQANPSPPVGPALGQRGINIMEFCKAFNAKTADMEPGAPCPTVISYYQDKSFTMDIKTPPASYYLKKAAKVNSGAKTPSRETVGSVTTKQLREIAEAKMADLSANDVDQAMKIILGSAKSMGIEVK; encoded by the coding sequence ATGGCCAAGAAACTCGTCGGTACGATGAAGTTGCAAGTTAAAGCGGGTCAAGCAAACCCATCCCCACCAGTGGGTCCAGCGCTGGGTCAGCGCGGCATTAACATCATGGAATTCTGTAAAGCGTTCAACGCAAAAACAGCAGACATGGAGCCAGGTGCGCCTTGCCCAACCGTGATCAGCTACTATCAGGACAAGTCCTTCACGATGGACATCAAGACGCCACCAGCGTCCTACTACCTGAAAAAAGCGGCCAAAGTGAACTCTGGCGCGAAAACGCCTTCGCGTGAAACTGTTGGTTCCGTAACCACCAAGCAGCTGCGCGAAATTGCAGAAGCCAAAATGGCCGATCTGTCCGCAAACGATGTGGATCAGGCAATGAAAATCATTCTGGGCTCCGCAAAGTCCATGGGCATCGAGGTTAAGTAA
- the rplA gene encoding 50S ribosomal protein L1 translates to MAKLGKRTTAAREAFAGKENVTVEEAVALIKGNSNTKFDETIDIAMNLGIDPRHADQMVRGVVGLPNGTGKDVRVAVFARGPKADEATAAGADVVGAEDLMEIVQGGKIDFDRCIATPDMMPIVGRLGKVLGPRNLMPNPKVGTVTMDVEAAVKAAKGGEVQFKAEKGGVVHAGVGKVSFDEAKLVENIRAFVGAVAKAKPAGAKGAYMTKIALSSTMGPGVTVAVDNAVTE, encoded by the coding sequence ATGGCTAAACTGGGAAAACGCACAACCGCTGCACGCGAAGCATTCGCAGGCAAAGAAAACGTAACAGTTGAAGAAGCTGTAGCGCTGATCAAAGGTAACTCGAACACCAAGTTCGACGAAACCATCGACATCGCGATGAACCTCGGCATTGACCCGCGTCACGCAGACCAAATGGTTCGCGGCGTTGTTGGCCTGCCAAACGGCACAGGCAAAGACGTTCGCGTTGCGGTATTCGCACGTGGCCCGAAAGCTGACGAAGCGACAGCTGCTGGTGCAGACGTTGTTGGCGCCGAAGACCTGATGGAAATCGTTCAGGGCGGTAAGATCGACTTTGATCGTTGCATCGCGACACCTGACATGATGCCGATCGTTGGTCGTTTGGGTAAAGTACTTGGCCCACGTAACCTGATGCCAAACCCAAAAGTTGGTACTGTTACAATGGACGTTGAGGCAGCTGTAAAAGCGGCCAAAGGCGGCGAAGTACAGTTCAAAGCTGAAAAAGGTGGCGTTGTTCACGCAGGCGTTGGCAAAGTATCTTTTGACGAAGCTAAATTGGTTGAAAACATCCGTGCCTTTGTTGGCGCAGTTGCAAAAGCCAAGCCAGCAGGCGCCAAAGGCGCATACATGACAAAAATCGCGCTGAGCTCTACAATGGGCCCAGGTGTGACTGTTGCAGTGGATAACGCTGTTACAGAGTGA
- a CDS encoding LicD family protein, protein MAEDIKDEAALRLRRLLEIRAIGIAALHEGAQGLDCWEYLTELKGLRVRGHKLEWREAKVAHLVALRQRATQVVGSMRTLRELCDEKGLEDRFVAFEALVKSSLGSIRLTNHAFREDNFAEMAHEPIWDRVGDHLKSLKENGYEAFLNSGTLLGVVRDERLIDHDDDIDIAVILKANNRQAAAGEWLELRQRLSDEGVLDEDAINDPSILKLTPVNGVQIDLFPAWFEADKFYVYPHTLGELSKTDVLPLKACSITAYPIPANPEKMLALNYGDGWKTPDPYFKFPWHIATERFSSFLEGVRV, encoded by the coding sequence GTGGCGGAAGATATCAAAGACGAAGCAGCTTTGCGGCTGCGGCGATTGCTCGAAATCCGTGCAATTGGCATAGCGGCTCTTCATGAGGGCGCTCAAGGGCTGGATTGCTGGGAATATTTGACCGAATTGAAAGGCCTGCGCGTGCGGGGGCACAAACTTGAGTGGCGCGAGGCCAAAGTGGCCCATCTTGTTGCGTTACGGCAGCGTGCAACGCAGGTCGTCGGTAGCATGCGCACTCTTAGGGAGTTGTGCGATGAGAAGGGGTTGGAAGACCGCTTTGTCGCCTTTGAGGCTTTGGTCAAAAGCTCGTTGGGCAGTATCCGGCTTACCAATCACGCCTTTCGGGAGGATAATTTTGCAGAAATGGCGCATGAGCCCATCTGGGATAGGGTAGGGGATCACCTGAAATCTCTCAAAGAAAATGGCTATGAGGCTTTCCTGAATTCGGGGACTCTGCTGGGGGTTGTTCGAGATGAACGCCTGATAGATCATGATGACGATATTGATATCGCCGTTATTTTAAAGGCGAATAATCGCCAAGCAGCTGCGGGCGAGTGGTTGGAGCTGCGGCAGCGTTTGAGCGATGAAGGTGTTTTGGATGAAGATGCGATCAATGACCCGAGTATCCTCAAACTAACGCCGGTCAACGGTGTCCAGATCGATCTGTTTCCGGCGTGGTTTGAAGCTGACAAGTTCTATGTATACCCCCACACGTTGGGCGAGCTTTCGAAAACGGATGTTCTGCCGCTTAAGGCGTGTTCGATTACGGCCTATCCGATCCCGGCAAATCCGGAAAAAATGCTGGCGCTCAACTATGGGGACGGATGGAAAACGCCCGACCCCTATTTCAAGTTCCCATGGCACATCGCGACAGAACGATTCAGCTCTTTTCTTGAGGGGGTCCGCGTATGA
- a CDS encoding adenylyltransferase/cytidyltransferase family protein, producing the protein MMGAKGTILTYGTFDLFHVGHLRLLRRLSELGERLIVGCSTDEFNARKGKVTAITYVQRVEILEACRYVDLVIPESDWAQKREDVRRFDVDLFAMGDDWAGKFDDLRDLCDVLYLPRTEQISTTELKASIQAMHPRAVGA; encoded by the coding sequence ATGATGGGGGCAAAAGGAACAATCCTGACTTATGGGACTTTTGATTTGTTTCATGTCGGGCATCTTAGGTTGTTGCGGCGTTTGTCGGAGCTAGGGGAGCGGTTGATCGTAGGCTGCTCGACGGATGAGTTTAATGCCCGCAAGGGTAAGGTGACCGCGATCACCTATGTTCAGCGTGTCGAAATTCTGGAAGCGTGCCGTTATGTGGATTTGGTCATCCCAGAGAGCGATTGGGCGCAAAAGCGGGAGGATGTGCGGCGATTTGATGTAGATCTTTTTGCTATGGGTGATGATTGGGCGGGCAAGTTTGATGATTTGCGTGACCTCTGCGATGTGCTGTATCTTCCTCGCACAGAGCAAATTTCGACGACGGAACTGAAAGCATCGATTCAGGCAATGCACCCCCGAGCGGTCGGCGCGTGA
- the rplJ gene encoding 50S ribosomal protein L10, whose amino-acid sequence MDRAQKEQLVDELGQIFESSGVVVVSHYVGLTVAEMQDLRARARDAGGSVRVAKNRLAKIALEGKPCASIADLLTGMTVLTYSEDPVAAAKVAQEFSKENDKLVILGGAMGENALDAAGVEAVSKMPSREELISSIAGMLGAPASNIAGAIGAPASNIASILSSIEDKAA is encoded by the coding sequence GTGGATAGAGCACAAAAAGAACAGTTGGTCGACGAACTCGGCCAAATCTTTGAAAGCTCTGGCGTTGTAGTGGTTAGCCACTACGTCGGTTTGACAGTTGCTGAAATGCAGGACCTTCGTGCGCGCGCTCGCGACGCGGGTGGGTCTGTGCGTGTTGCCAAAAACAGGCTCGCCAAGATCGCCCTTGAGGGCAAGCCATGCGCAAGCATTGCTGACCTTCTGACGGGTATGACCGTTCTGACCTACTCTGAGGATCCTGTGGCTGCGGCCAAGGTTGCTCAGGAATTCTCCAAAGAGAATGACAAGCTTGTCATCCTCGGTGGTGCAATGGGTGAGAACGCGTTGGATGCCGCCGGTGTAGAAGCCGTGTCCAAGATGCCTTCGCGCGAGGAGCTTATCTCCTCCATCGCGGGTATGCTGGGCGCACCTGCTTCCAACATCGCTGGCGCGATTGGCGCACCTGCAAGCAACATCGCATCTATCTTGTCTTCGATCGAAGACAAGGCTGCGTAA
- the rplL gene encoding 50S ribosomal protein L7/L12, with protein sequence MADLKKLAEDIVGLTLLEAQELKTILKDEYGIEPAAGGAVMMAGPADAGGDAAEKSEFDVVLKNAGASKINVIKEVRGITGLGLKEAKDLVEAGGKIKEGVDKAEAEDIKGKLEAAGAEVELA encoded by the coding sequence ATGGCTGATCTGAAAAAACTGGCAGAAGACATCGTTGGTCTTACACTGCTTGAAGCACAAGAACTGAAAACAATCCTCAAAGACGAGTACGGCATCGAGCCTGCAGCCGGTGGCGCAGTCATGATGGCGGGCCCAGCGGACGCCGGTGGCGACGCAGCTGAGAAATCCGAATTCGACGTCGTTCTGAAGAACGCCGGCGCATCCAAAATCAACGTGATCAAAGAAGTTCGCGGCATCACCGGTCTTGGCTTGAAAGAAGCTAAAGATCTGGTTGAAGCTGGCGGCAAGATCAAAGAAGGCGTCGACAAAGCCGAAGCAGAAGACATCAAGGGCAAGCTGGAAGCAGCTGGCGCAGAAGTCGAACTGGCCTAA